A portion of the Falsibacillus albus genome contains these proteins:
- the galE gene encoding UDP-glucose 4-epimerase GalE: MAVLVTGGAGYIGTHTVVELLNEGIEVVVVDDFSNSKPDALERAAQIAGRRFPCYEASLLDKESLQAIFSNHPIEAVIHLAGYKAVGESVKQPLAYYHNNISGTILLLQAMAEFNVKNIVFSSSATVYGFPENLPLTEEAPLQPTNTYGRTKLFNEIILNDLLYSDPSWSITILRYFNPIGSHDSGRIGEDPNGIPNNLMPYITKVAAGLLPHVRVFGCDYETVDGTGIRDYIHVMDLARGHVKALKKNLQTFGLKTYNLGTGIGKSVLQVIQTFENATGIPIPYQLESRRTGDIASCFADASKAEIELEWKAVKSFEEMCLDAWNWQHSQTHRGKKDNRSVNPRLQQSEDLLVEVK; the protein is encoded by the coding sequence ATGGCAGTCTTGGTCACCGGGGGAGCCGGCTATATCGGCACCCATACAGTTGTCGAATTGCTGAACGAAGGAATTGAGGTTGTCGTCGTTGATGACTTTTCCAATAGCAAGCCAGATGCACTTGAAAGGGCAGCACAAATCGCAGGAAGAAGGTTTCCATGTTATGAAGCAAGCTTGCTGGATAAGGAATCACTGCAAGCTATTTTTTCAAATCATCCCATCGAGGCAGTCATTCATTTGGCAGGATATAAAGCAGTAGGGGAATCTGTCAAACAACCACTTGCCTATTATCACAATAATATCAGTGGGACGATCCTTCTATTACAGGCAATGGCTGAATTCAATGTAAAAAATATCGTCTTTAGTTCTTCAGCAACCGTGTACGGATTTCCTGAAAATCTACCATTGACAGAAGAAGCTCCACTGCAGCCAACGAATACTTATGGCAGGACGAAGCTTTTCAATGAAATCATATTAAACGATTTATTATACTCTGACCCTTCATGGAGCATAACGATTCTAAGGTACTTCAATCCAATCGGCAGCCATGATAGCGGGAGGATCGGAGAGGATCCAAATGGGATTCCCAATAATCTGATGCCATATATAACCAAGGTAGCAGCAGGTTTACTTCCTCATGTTCGAGTATTTGGCTGCGATTATGAAACGGTGGATGGGACAGGGATCCGTGATTATATTCATGTAATGGATTTGGCGAGAGGACATGTGAAAGCTTTGAAAAAAAATTTACAGACGTTCGGACTGAAAACCTATAATTTAGGAACAGGAATAGGAAAGTCGGTTCTACAAGTGATTCAAACATTCGAGAATGCAACAGGAATTCCAATTCCATACCAGCTTGAGAGCAGGAGGACAGGAGATATAGCAAGCTGTTTTGCAGACGCTTCGAAAGCAGAAATCGAATTAGAATGGAAAGCTGTAAAGAGTTTTGAAGAAATGTGCCTGGATGCATGGAATTGGCAGCACAGCCAGACGCATAGGGGCAAAAAAGATAATAGATCGGTAAATCCTCGACTGCAACAGAGCGAGGATTTATTAGTAGAGGTCAAATAA
- a CDS encoding acetyltransferase, translated as MNIAVIGAGGHSRVIQELIGINGFQLIGLFDDKFEDDHYFQNLYTGPISSTKKIKVKFSEVKFIIAIGDNRNRKLIFERLQLDEDDYISLIHPSAIVSRSAKIGNGTVIMPRSVINAEARIGAHVIINTSSIIEHDTMLDSFVHISPNAVLTGGVKVREGAHVGASATFIPCTNAGEWSTIGAGAVVNQDIPPYHTAVGIPAKVIKNIGRNIPC; from the coding sequence ATGAATATCGCTGTGATAGGAGCAGGGGGACATAGCCGTGTCATACAAGAGCTGATCGGAATAAATGGATTTCAATTGATTGGTCTGTTCGATGACAAGTTTGAAGATGATCACTATTTTCAAAACCTCTATACAGGACCCATTTCGTCAACAAAAAAGATAAAAGTTAAGTTCAGTGAAGTAAAGTTCATTATTGCAATAGGGGACAACAGGAACAGGAAGCTCATTTTTGAACGACTTCAATTGGATGAGGATGATTATATATCGCTCATCCATCCTTCAGCAATCGTCAGCCGAAGTGCAAAAATTGGGAATGGCACAGTCATTATGCCGAGGTCGGTAATAAATGCAGAAGCAAGGATTGGCGCACATGTCATCATCAATACAAGCTCAATCATCGAGCATGATACGATGCTGGATTCATTCGTCCATATTTCTCCAAATGCTGTGCTGACTGGAGGGGTGAAGGTAAGGGAAGGGGCGCATGTTGGGGCAAGTGCTACATTCATACCATGCACCAATGCAGGGGAGTGGTCCACCATCGGCGCAGGAGCTGTGGTCAACCAAGATATCCCGCCATATCATACTGCTGTCGGGATACCAGCGAAAGTCATCAAAAATATCGGGAGGAATATACCATGTTGA
- a CDS encoding EpsG family protein, with translation MEILWFNLAAVYVSSVFARYFHTSKIKRAPYVIPNKLWIILVMTVLVVVSGLRKNIGDTFFYMHDYDIKKYQWSDLSLNSDFGFDIFQMMLQKITSDPQILIFVSAMITNIFIVGVLFKYSRMIELSLYVYITAGSFLVSMNGIRQFIAASIIFTATKYLMNGNWKKYMMFVLLAASFHKSALILVPIYWIVRTKAWSKITILLIFGAVIIVIGFNQFSSILFSAIENTQYGRYADFHEGGANILRVLVTAVPLLIAYFGREKLKMIFPDSDCVVNMSVISLIFMMISTQNWIFARFEIYFGLYHIILISWIVKLFRKPDQKFIYYSIIVCYFIFFYFEQVITLGIEYKSNYL, from the coding sequence ATGGAAATTTTATGGTTCAATCTTGCTGCAGTCTATGTCTCTTCCGTTTTCGCTAGGTACTTTCATACATCCAAGATTAAACGGGCACCATATGTGATCCCGAACAAATTATGGATCATATTAGTGATGACGGTCTTAGTCGTGGTTTCTGGATTGAGGAAAAATATCGGGGATACATTCTTCTATATGCATGACTATGATATTAAAAAATATCAGTGGTCTGATTTAAGTTTGAACAGTGATTTTGGTTTTGATATTTTTCAAATGATGCTGCAAAAAATTACATCCGATCCGCAGATACTGATATTTGTATCAGCCATGATCACCAATATTTTCATCGTCGGAGTACTATTTAAGTACTCCCGTATGATCGAACTAAGTTTATATGTTTATATCACAGCCGGTTCATTTCTTGTCTCTATGAATGGGATTCGTCAATTTATCGCTGCATCCATCATATTTACAGCCACAAAATATTTGATGAACGGAAATTGGAAAAAATACATGATGTTTGTCCTGTTGGCAGCAAGCTTTCATAAAAGTGCATTGATCCTTGTACCGATTTACTGGATCGTCCGGACAAAGGCATGGTCCAAAATCACCATCCTCCTTATTTTCGGTGCTGTCATTATCGTTATTGGATTCAATCAGTTTTCATCCATCTTATTCTCTGCCATTGAAAATACACAGTATGGGCGTTATGCAGATTTCCATGAGGGTGGAGCGAACATCTTAAGAGTGTTGGTAACGGCTGTCCCCCTCCTCATAGCCTATTTTGGCAGAGAAAAGCTCAAAATGATTTTCCCCGATAGTGACTGTGTGGTGAATATGTCCGTAATCAGTTTAATATTCATGATGATCTCCACACAAAATTGGATCTTTGCAAGATTTGAAATTTATTTCGGTTTGTACCATATCATTCTCATCTCTTGGATTGTCAAGCTTTTCAGAAAACCCGATCAAAAATTTATTTACTATTCCATAATCGTGTGCTACTTCATATTTTTTTATTTTGAACAAGTCATTACTCTCGGAATCGAGTATAAAAGCAACTATTTATAA
- a CDS encoding sugar transferase, with protein MKRLFDLTMSLVLIICFLPLFLVVAISIWMMIGGPIIFKQQRPGLNNRPFSLYKFRTMTDRRGPEGELLPDFQRMTRIGSFLRKYSLDELPQLFNVVKGELSLVGPRPLLMEYLPLYNLEQIKRHDVKPGITGWAQINGRNSISWDERFSLDVWYVQHCSFRLDLKIILITIVKVIQSKGINQADSVTMAKFQGSGAFIHEEHG; from the coding sequence GTGAAAAGGCTGTTCGATTTAACCATGTCCTTAGTATTAATCATTTGTTTCTTGCCACTATTTTTAGTTGTTGCCATTTCTATATGGATGATGATCGGCGGCCCGATCATATTCAAGCAGCAGCGTCCAGGTTTAAATAATCGTCCATTTTCTTTATATAAATTCCGGACGATGACGGATAGGAGGGGGCCAGAAGGTGAACTTCTCCCCGACTTCCAGAGAATGACTCGAATCGGAAGCTTTTTGCGGAAGTATAGCCTTGATGAACTCCCACAATTATTCAATGTTGTAAAAGGGGAATTAAGTCTTGTTGGACCAAGACCATTATTAATGGAATATTTGCCCCTGTATAATTTGGAACAAATAAAGCGGCATGATGTAAAACCTGGTATTACAGGGTGGGCACAGATTAATGGAAGGAACTCAATATCATGGGATGAGAGGTTCTCCTTGGATGTATGGTACGTGCAACATTGCAGCTTTAGGTTGGATTTGAAGATCATATTGATCACCATCGTTAAGGTCATTCAATCAAAAGGAATCAATCAAGCAGATTCAGTAACTATGGCGAAGTTCCAAGGATCTGGCGCATTCATTCACGAGGAACACGGATGA